In the Kribbella sp. NBC_00482 genome, one interval contains:
- a CDS encoding ABC transporter permease, with product MRTVLTVAGASLRRILRDRTALFFIVVLPVVIIVVVGAVVQNPGGFRIGVLDGRRSGLASGLVDELKAAGPLHTMTDEAAARTALRRGELDAVVLIPAGLDASLLAGDEVRIPVLAGGAESTQAAVRSAVGAAVARHAERVQAAAFAARMTGTTAAQQLPKATALQPVTPRIGISTENVATGSDFLPLGFSYSAPTMLVVFVFINALAGGAAIVQTRQLGIYSRAQAAPIRVRSLVLGEALCYLTFSVLQSVLIVAVGALLFGVSWGDPLAAATLIGSWALVGTGAGMLAGAVFKTPDQASAIGPVIGIAFGMLGGCMWPLAIVPDAVRTLGHVTPHAWAVDAWITVLSRDGGVVDIATNLAVLAAFTVGMLALAAVLLQRRLTS from the coding sequence GTGAGGACCGTACTGACTGTGGCCGGAGCCTCGCTGCGCCGGATCCTGCGCGACCGAACCGCGTTGTTCTTCATCGTGGTGCTCCCTGTCGTGATCATCGTCGTCGTCGGCGCCGTCGTACAGAACCCAGGAGGATTCCGGATCGGCGTGCTCGACGGCCGGCGGTCCGGTCTTGCGTCCGGCCTCGTCGACGAGCTGAAGGCTGCTGGGCCGCTGCACACCATGACGGACGAGGCAGCCGCTCGTACGGCGCTCCGCCGCGGCGAGCTCGACGCCGTCGTACTGATTCCGGCCGGTCTGGACGCCAGCCTCCTGGCAGGTGACGAGGTTCGTATCCCAGTGCTGGCGGGTGGTGCCGAGTCGACGCAGGCCGCCGTACGTTCGGCGGTCGGGGCCGCGGTCGCGCGGCATGCGGAGCGGGTACAGGCCGCGGCGTTCGCAGCCCGGATGACGGGAACCACGGCCGCACAGCAGTTGCCGAAAGCAACCGCACTTCAGCCGGTGACACCGCGCATCGGCATCAGCACCGAGAACGTCGCGACCGGGAGCGACTTCCTCCCGCTCGGCTTCAGCTACAGCGCGCCGACGATGCTGGTGGTCTTCGTCTTCATCAACGCGCTCGCCGGTGGTGCCGCGATCGTGCAGACCAGGCAGCTCGGCATCTACAGCCGGGCCCAGGCAGCGCCGATCCGGGTGCGGAGCCTGGTGCTGGGTGAGGCATTGTGCTATCTGACGTTCTCGGTGCTCCAGTCCGTCCTGATCGTCGCGGTCGGCGCTCTGCTGTTCGGTGTCAGCTGGGGTGACCCGCTGGCCGCGGCCACGCTGATCGGCAGCTGGGCGCTCGTGGGGACAGGGGCAGGCATGCTCGCTGGGGCCGTCTTCAAGACGCCGGACCAGGCATCCGCGATCGGCCCCGTCATCGGGATCGCGTTCGGCATGCTCGGTGGTTGCATGTGGCCGCTGGCCATCGTTCCGGATGCGGTCCGGACGCTCGGACACGTCACGCCCCACGCGTGGGCGGTGGACGCCTGGATCACCGTGCTGTCCCGGGACGGCGGCGTCGTCGACATCGCGACCAACCTCGCCGTACTGGCGGCCTTCACCGTGGGCATGCTCGCCCTCGCCGCGGTCCTCCTCCAACGCCGATTGACCAGCTGA
- a CDS encoding SulP family inorganic anion transporter, whose translation MTFSVPGVATLRGYRLSWLRSDVVAGVTVAAYFVPQVMAYAQLAGLPAVTGLWAALVPLVLYFGLGSSRILSLGPESTTALLTATAIAPLAAGDPVRYAGLAALLALLVGAVCLICWVARLGFLADLLSKPVLVGYLAGIAVIMMTSQLGRLTGAPVDGDSPPAEVLSAIRLIGEWQVAPVALSVVAIALLLALARWTPRLPGPLIVVALAAAVTWAGDLGDSGVRLVGAVPSGLPEPRLPGVDGSDIGLLALAALGVALVGYTDTVLTARAFAGRGERIDPDREFLVLGLSNVSAGVLQGFPISSSGSRTALAEAAGARSQVYSLAAAVAILATLLFAGPLLSTFPIPALGALIVYAALRLIELSEFRRIASFRRSELLLALATTVGVIALDVLYGVLVAVALSVLDILRRVARPHDGILGYVPGIAGMHDIDDYPDARPVPGLVVYRYDSPLFFANANDFRRRALAAVDDAPTPVRWLLLNAEANVEIDITAIDVLDTLREELEARGVVLALVRVKQDLRDDLDAAGFLGRLGSDRVFYTLPTAVEAFHRDTGT comes from the coding sequence ATGACGTTCTCGGTACCGGGGGTCGCGACGTTGCGTGGGTATCGTCTGAGCTGGCTGCGGTCGGATGTGGTTGCGGGTGTCACGGTGGCGGCGTACTTCGTGCCGCAGGTGATGGCGTACGCGCAGCTGGCCGGCCTGCCGGCTGTCACAGGGCTGTGGGCCGCGCTCGTGCCGCTCGTGTTGTATTTCGGCCTCGGCTCCTCGCGAATCCTTTCGCTCGGTCCGGAGTCGACGACCGCGCTGTTGACGGCGACGGCGATTGCCCCGCTGGCCGCCGGTGATCCGGTCCGGTACGCCGGTCTGGCCGCTCTGCTGGCGCTACTGGTCGGGGCAGTGTGCCTGATCTGCTGGGTCGCCCGCCTCGGCTTCCTCGCGGATCTGTTGTCCAAGCCGGTGCTGGTCGGGTACTTGGCCGGGATCGCGGTGATCATGATGACCAGCCAGCTCGGCCGGCTGACCGGTGCCCCGGTGGATGGTGACTCGCCGCCGGCCGAGGTGTTGTCCGCGATCCGGCTGATCGGAGAGTGGCAAGTGGCTCCGGTGGCGCTGTCGGTCGTCGCGATCGCACTGCTGTTGGCGCTCGCGCGTTGGACGCCTCGGCTGCCCGGTCCGCTCATCGTGGTCGCGCTCGCCGCGGCGGTGACGTGGGCCGGTGACCTGGGCGACAGTGGAGTGCGGCTCGTCGGCGCGGTGCCGAGCGGTCTGCCGGAACCGCGCCTGCCAGGCGTGGATGGGAGCGACATCGGACTGCTGGCACTCGCGGCGCTCGGCGTTGCGCTGGTCGGCTACACCGACACCGTGCTGACCGCTCGGGCGTTCGCGGGCCGCGGCGAGCGCATCGATCCGGATCGCGAGTTTCTCGTTCTCGGTCTGTCGAACGTGTCTGCCGGAGTACTGCAGGGGTTCCCGATCAGCAGCAGCGGCAGCCGGACCGCGCTCGCCGAGGCCGCCGGGGCGAGGAGCCAGGTGTACTCGCTGGCAGCCGCGGTCGCTATCCTCGCGACGCTCCTGTTCGCAGGGCCGCTGTTGTCCACCTTCCCGATCCCGGCGCTGGGTGCCCTGATCGTGTACGCCGCTCTGCGGCTGATCGAGCTGTCGGAGTTCCGCAGGATCGCCTCTTTCCGCCGCAGCGAGCTGTTGTTGGCGTTGGCAACGACCGTCGGCGTGATCGCACTGGATGTGCTGTACGGCGTACTCGTCGCTGTGGCGCTGTCGGTGCTCGACATACTGCGTCGCGTCGCCCGGCCGCACGACGGCATTCTCGGCTACGTCCCCGGCATCGCGGGCATGCACGACATCGACGACTACCCCGACGCCCGCCCGGTCCCCGGTCTGGTCGTCTACCGCTACGACTCACCGTTGTTCTTCGCCAACGCCAACGACTTCCGTCGCCGCGCGCTGGCCGCGGTGGACGACGCGCCGACGCCGGTCCGTTGGTTGCTGCTGAACGCCGAGGCCAACGTCGAGATCGACATCACCGCGATCGACGTCCTCGACACCCTCCGCGAGGAGCTCGAGGCCCGCGGCGTCGTGCTCGCACTCGTCCGCGTCAAGCAGGACCTCCGAGACGACCTCGACGCGGCCGGATTCCTCGGGCGCCTCGGCTCCGACCGCGTCTTTTACACCCTCCCCACCGCGGTCGAGGCATTCCACCGCGACACCGGCACCTGA